Part of the Mesoaciditoga lauensis cd-1655R = DSM 25116 genome, CATCTTGAATCGCTTTATAAGCTTGATTGAAATGCGCTTTCAGGTATTCTATCCTTTTGTCATCATGCACTTCTCCATCTTCCACAACATCTTTAAAAGCGGCACCGTTTTCTGTTATGAATATCTTCATCGGCGCGTAATTCTTTTGAACCCCTGTGAGTATTTCATACAAACCCTGAGGATATATTTCCCATCCCATTTCCGTCTTTTCCAATCCTCTATCCACGTTCTTTATTCCGAATGGGGCATTTGGTTCTGCTTTTACCAAATTTCCAGAATAGTAGTTTATCCCCACAAAATCTATGTCTTCCTTTATCTCATCCATATCTTGTTCATACGCCTTTGGCATATACTCCTTCGCGACCGAAAGAAGATGCTGAGGATAATCTCCCTTAAAAATGGGATTCAAGAAAAGGGGATAATTCACGTATTCATGCGCAACTTGGGCAGCAGTAATATCAGCTTCTTCTTGAGATGCTGGAGACTGCGAATGATTGGAAAGGGTTATGCCTATTTCGCCTTCTAAATTCTCTTCTCTGAAAGCTTTAACGGCCTTGGAGTGCGCTCGCAATTCATTATGAACCACCTCAAAAGCGGCATAAATATCCCGCATACCGGGAGCATGCTCTCCAAACAGGTGTCCTACAAACGCCGTTACCCATGGTTCGTTAAGGGTGATCCAATGCTTTACCCTATCCCCGAGTTTTTGAAACACGAAATCAGCGTAGTCTGCAAACCAATTTGCGATATCTCTGTTGAGCCATCCACCTTCATCTTGAAGGGTTGCTGGTAAATCCCAATGGTAAAGCGTTATGAACGGTTCTATGCCAGCATCCATTAACTCGTCTACAAGACGATCGTAAAAGTCCATCCCTTTAAGATTGATCTTTCCTTTTCCATAAGGAAACACCCTTGGCCAAGCTATGGAAAAGCGGTAAGCCTTAACCCCTAATTCTTTCATCAATGCCACATCTTCTTTATAGCGGTGGTAATGATCACATGCAATATCGCCAGTATCGCTGTTGTAAGTTGTGCCGGGTGTATGTGAAAACCTGTGCCATATGGAGGGGCCCGCCCCATCCGCAAGTGGCAAACCTTCTATCTGATAAGATGCAGTTGCAACTCCCAATTTAAATCCTTCTGGAAATTTGATGTTTTTCATTTTTGTAGCACCCCTTTTCATTTTTCGATTCGTTCTTTAAAATCTTCCATTGAGTTCTTCATCTGAAGACTCATAAAAACGATGTTGGGAAACACACGAGCGTGCCGAGAAAGCGAATCTAACAGAGTTTTTTATTCTTCCCCTTCTCTTTCATTGAAACACTTGCCAGCACTTATGAACTCGCCATCTGAAGACTCATGAAACGAGGTTGGGAAACACACGGATGTGTTGAGAAAGCGAAGCACTCA contains:
- a CDS encoding GH1 family beta-glucosidase; this translates as MKNIKFPEGFKLGVATASYQIEGLPLADGAGPSIWHRFSHTPGTTYNSDTGDIACDHYHRYKEDVALMKELGVKAYRFSIAWPRVFPYGKGKINLKGMDFYDRLVDELMDAGIEPFITLYHWDLPATLQDEGGWLNRDIANWFADYADFVFQKLGDRVKHWITLNEPWVTAFVGHLFGEHAPGMRDIYAAFEVVHNELRAHSKAVKAFREENLEGEIGITLSNHSQSPASQEEADITAAQVAHEYVNYPLFLNPIFKGDYPQHLLSVAKEYMPKAYEQDMDEIKEDIDFVGINYYSGNLVKAEPNAPFGIKNVDRGLEKTEMGWEIYPQGLYEILTGVQKNYAPMKIFITENGAAFKDVVEDGEVHDDKRIEYLKAHFNQAYKAIQDGVNLKGYFVWSLMDNFEWAKGYSKRFGIVYVDYETQERILKDSAKWYANVIKNNAVEAE